Proteins encoded within one genomic window of Saccharopolyspora pogona:
- a CDS encoding YeiH family protein, whose translation MLWPGLAVTAVAIAVSMAISGQFPAVSALTVAVVVGIVAGNMPGFPALARPGIAWSTKTLLRVGVVLLGLQLSVTQVLGLGAGTVVAVLLIVALTFVGTLLIGRLMGVPRGLSMLVATGFSICGASAVAAMESVVERDDEDVATSVAMVTVFGTISMLALPALAVGYGLSGDEIGRVAGGSVHEVAQVVAAASPAGAAAVAVAVVIKLSRVVLLAPMVTAVSVVERRHSAADSGKRPPIMPLFVLGFLVAVAVRSAGVLPEAVLDGAKQLTTLLLTGALFALGFGVRIKALLRNGAKAFALGACSTILVTGLGFATMLTLA comes from the coding sequence GTGTTGTGGCCGGGTCTCGCGGTCACCGCCGTGGCGATCGCGGTGTCCATGGCGATCTCCGGGCAGTTTCCGGCGGTGAGCGCGTTGACCGTCGCGGTGGTCGTGGGCATCGTGGCCGGCAACATGCCGGGCTTTCCGGCGTTGGCGCGGCCGGGCATCGCGTGGTCGACGAAGACGTTGCTGCGCGTCGGGGTGGTGCTGCTGGGTTTGCAGCTGTCGGTGACGCAGGTGTTGGGGCTCGGCGCGGGCACTGTGGTGGCGGTGCTGCTGATCGTGGCCCTGACTTTCGTGGGGACGTTGCTGATCGGTCGGTTGATGGGGGTCCCGCGCGGGCTGTCGATGCTGGTGGCGACGGGCTTCTCGATCTGCGGTGCGTCGGCGGTGGCGGCGATGGAGAGCGTGGTCGAGCGCGATGACGAGGACGTGGCCACGAGCGTGGCGATGGTGACGGTCTTCGGGACCATCTCGATGCTCGCGTTGCCCGCGTTGGCCGTCGGGTATGGGTTGTCGGGCGATGAGATCGGCCGTGTCGCCGGCGGCAGCGTGCACGAGGTGGCGCAGGTGGTGGCGGCCGCGTCGCCGGCCGGCGCGGCCGCGGTGGCCGTCGCAGTGGTCATTAAGCTCAGCCGGGTTGTCCTGCTGGCGCCGATGGTGACCGCGGTCAGCGTGGTGGAGCGCCGCCACAGCGCCGCCGACAGCGGCAAGCGGCCACCGATCATGCCGCTTTTCGTGCTCGGATTCCTGGTCGCGGTGGCGGTTCGCAGCGCGGGTGTGCTGCCGGAGGCCGTGCTGGACGGCGCGAAGCAGCTGACCACCCTGCTGCTGACGGGTGCGCTGTTCGCGCTGGGGTTCGGGGTGCGGATCAAGGCGCTGCTGCGAAACGGCGCCAAGGCTTTCGCGCTCGGCGCCTGCTCCACGATCCTGGTGACGGGCCTCGGCTTCGCCACCATGCTCACCCTGGCGTGA
- a CDS encoding LysR family transcriptional regulator: protein MTPPDPESLRLLVLVGELGSIGAAAAELRVSQPSASKRLSRLERQLALPLVERTRQGCTLTPAGVMVCDWAKQVLAHVDGLMNGVRALRAQHEGKLRVAASMTVAEYLVPRWISQLRRTLPDVHLELDVANSLSVAEAVRHGHADLGFIETPVPPEGVSVRFVTRDRMVVVAPPEHPWARLRRPLTATELAATPLIVREHGSGTRETLYRALAGVGADPVTPLLELRSTTAARNAVVAGAGPAVLSVLAVATDLAEKRLVDVPVAALDLHRPLHAVWRSGLQLTGSAAALLATAMRTPEASPAG, encoded by the coding sequence ATGACCCCGCCCGACCCCGAATCGCTCCGGCTCCTGGTCCTCGTCGGCGAGCTCGGCAGCATCGGAGCCGCAGCGGCCGAGCTGCGGGTCAGCCAGCCCTCGGCGAGCAAGCGCCTCAGCCGGCTGGAGCGCCAACTCGCCCTACCGCTGGTGGAACGCACCCGCCAGGGCTGCACGCTCACCCCTGCCGGGGTCATGGTCTGCGACTGGGCCAAGCAGGTCCTAGCGCACGTCGACGGCCTGATGAACGGCGTGCGGGCGCTGCGTGCCCAGCACGAGGGCAAGCTCCGCGTCGCCGCCAGCATGACCGTCGCCGAATACCTCGTTCCCCGCTGGATCAGCCAGCTGCGCCGCACGCTGCCCGACGTGCACCTGGAGCTCGACGTGGCCAACTCCCTGTCCGTGGCCGAAGCCGTCCGCCACGGACACGCCGACCTCGGCTTCATCGAAACCCCGGTGCCGCCCGAAGGCGTCTCGGTGCGGTTCGTGACCCGCGACCGCATGGTCGTCGTCGCACCGCCGGAGCACCCGTGGGCCCGGCTGCGCCGCCCGCTGACCGCCACCGAACTCGCCGCGACCCCGCTGATCGTGCGCGAACACGGCTCCGGCACCCGCGAAACCCTCTACCGCGCACTCGCCGGAGTCGGTGCCGACCCGGTCACCCCGCTGCTGGAGCTTCGCTCCACCACAGCTGCCCGCAACGCCGTCGTCGCCGGCGCCGGGCCCGCGGTCCTCAGCGTCCTCGCGGTCGCCACCGACCTCGCCGAGAAACGCCTCGTCGACGTCCCCGTCGCAGCGCTCGACCTGCACCGCCCGCTGCACGCGGTCTGGCGCTCCGGCCTCCAGCTCACCGGCTCCGCCGCGGCCCTGCTGGCCACCGCCATGCGCACGCCGGAGGCGAGCCCCGCCGGGTAA
- a CDS encoding aldehyde dehydrogenase family protein — MLELHNFVDGEPADTLAGETLPLVDPSTGEEYGTAPLTRWMDVDAVMVVAASAFESWSQTTPRQRQQVLLDVADAVEERADELVVAECRNTGKPWSVVRDDELPMAVDLIRFYAGAARVQEDGAGGEYRPGHTSFSRREPIGVCAQVTSWTHPLLLAAAKFAPALAAGNTVVIKPAETTPVSTALLVEIAGQFLPAGALNLICGDRDSGRAMVAHEVPGMFSITGTVRSGMEVAGSAASDLKRAHLQLGGKAPAVVFDDADVPRAARRIAAAAFGNAGQSCTAASRVLAGPAVFDELVVALAEWAEAMRPGPPQDLDAAFGPLNSLGQLEMVQAHLERLPEHARIVTGGRRKGERGFFHEATVVAGVEQDDELVQNEVLGPVLTVQRFDSEQGAVELANGVRYGLVSSIWTRDHARAMRVSRRLQAGTVWINTHHPFTAEMPHSGFKHSASARDFGRYGLEEYSRIKHVMSAWDEE; from the coding sequence GTGTTGGAACTACACAACTTCGTCGACGGCGAGCCCGCCGACACCCTGGCCGGCGAGACGCTACCGCTGGTGGATCCGAGCACCGGCGAGGAGTATGGCACCGCTCCGCTGACGCGCTGGATGGACGTCGACGCGGTGATGGTGGTGGCCGCGTCGGCGTTCGAATCCTGGTCGCAGACGACGCCCCGGCAGCGGCAACAGGTGCTGCTGGACGTCGCCGACGCCGTCGAGGAGAGGGCCGATGAGCTGGTGGTGGCAGAGTGCCGCAACACCGGCAAGCCCTGGTCGGTGGTGCGCGACGATGAGCTGCCGATGGCGGTGGACCTGATCCGCTTCTACGCCGGGGCGGCGCGGGTCCAGGAGGACGGGGCCGGCGGCGAGTACCGGCCGGGGCACACGTCGTTCTCGCGGCGCGAACCGATCGGGGTGTGCGCGCAGGTCACGTCGTGGACGCATCCGCTGCTGCTGGCCGCGGCGAAGTTCGCGCCGGCTCTGGCTGCGGGCAACACGGTGGTGATCAAGCCCGCGGAGACGACGCCGGTGAGCACCGCGCTCCTGGTGGAGATCGCGGGCCAGTTCTTGCCCGCGGGCGCGTTGAACCTGATTTGCGGGGATCGCGACAGCGGCCGGGCGATGGTGGCGCACGAAGTGCCCGGGATGTTCTCGATCACCGGCACGGTCCGGTCCGGGATGGAGGTCGCGGGTTCCGCGGCCTCCGACCTTAAGCGGGCGCACCTGCAACTCGGTGGCAAGGCCCCGGCGGTGGTGTTCGACGACGCGGACGTGCCGCGGGCGGCCCGGCGGATCGCGGCGGCGGCGTTCGGCAACGCGGGGCAGAGCTGCACGGCGGCAAGCCGTGTGCTGGCGGGTCCGGCGGTGTTCGACGAGCTCGTGGTGGCGTTGGCCGAGTGGGCCGAGGCGATGCGTCCGGGGCCGCCGCAGGATCTGGACGCGGCGTTCGGGCCGTTGAACAGCCTGGGGCAGCTGGAGATGGTGCAGGCGCATCTGGAGCGGTTGCCGGAGCACGCGCGGATCGTCACCGGTGGGCGGCGCAAGGGGGAGCGGGGCTTCTTCCACGAGGCGACGGTGGTCGCCGGCGTGGAGCAGGACGACGAGCTGGTGCAGAACGAGGTGCTCGGGCCGGTGCTGACGGTGCAGCGCTTCGACAGCGAGCAGGGGGCTGTCGAGCTGGCCAACGGCGTGCGCTACGGGCTGGTGTCGAGCATCTGGACGCGCGACCACGCGCGGGCGATGCGGGTGTCGCGGCGGTTGCAGGCCGGCACGGTGTGGATCAACACGCACCACCCGTTCACGGCGGAGATGCCGCACAGCGGGTTCAAGCATTCGGCGTCTGCGCGCGACTTCGGCCGCTACGGCCTGGAGGAGTACAGCCGGATCAAGCACGTGATGTCGGCCTGGGACGAGGAATAG
- a CDS encoding MFS transporter, which translates to MSKTVMTASPIGEQGDRPRSSKVAWLVWGVGALCYCAALFHRASLGVAAPEALRRFDTGPAVLALFSALQLGVYLVLQVPSGLLADRLGPRKVITGGMVAMAVGSAVFALTTSIVGGIAGRILIGFGDAFMFTNVLRLAALWFPPHKYGKVVALTGLAGGLGQVVSTLPLGLSLHNLGWVPTFFGAAALTVALTLLAVLAIQDRPDNIPPDHAQPAHDTPELRERVTHTLRHVIAQRGTRHSFWVHFVLMAQFLAVTTLWGGPWLTKSQGHGQAEVGSLLMLSVLGFIGGSLFAGQYISGRPQRRDRYTLGLSTAVVLVWAVLVLWPGTLPMPLLVVALVFIGAGGGGAMLAFDGARMANAAHRCGTASGVVNMGGFSAAVLIQLLVGAVLQSVSDLPAAQAYRWAFAPVLVLMAVGTLAQWLRRPKTSCPGEPPSHARPWG; encoded by the coding sequence GTGTCCAAGACCGTCATGACCGCGTCACCCATCGGGGAGCAGGGCGATCGCCCCAGATCGTCGAAGGTGGCGTGGCTGGTGTGGGGCGTCGGCGCGCTCTGCTATTGCGCGGCGCTTTTCCACCGGGCCAGCCTCGGCGTGGCGGCACCGGAAGCGTTGCGGCGCTTCGACACCGGCCCGGCGGTCCTGGCGCTGTTCTCCGCGCTGCAGCTGGGTGTCTACTTGGTCCTGCAGGTGCCGTCGGGGCTGCTGGCCGACCGGCTCGGGCCGCGGAAGGTGATCACCGGTGGCATGGTCGCGATGGCCGTCGGGTCGGCGGTGTTCGCGCTCACCACCTCGATCGTCGGCGGTATCGCCGGACGGATACTCATCGGCTTCGGCGACGCGTTCATGTTCACCAACGTGCTTCGGCTGGCGGCGCTCTGGTTCCCACCGCACAAGTACGGCAAGGTCGTGGCCCTTACGGGGTTGGCCGGCGGCCTGGGGCAGGTGGTCTCGACGCTGCCGCTGGGCCTTTCGCTGCACAACCTGGGGTGGGTGCCGACGTTCTTCGGGGCGGCCGCCCTGACGGTCGCGCTGACACTGCTCGCGGTACTCGCGATCCAGGACCGCCCCGACAACATCCCGCCTGATCACGCCCAGCCCGCGCACGACACGCCGGAGCTGCGCGAGCGGGTCACGCACACGTTGCGTCACGTGATCGCGCAGCGCGGCACCAGGCACTCGTTCTGGGTGCACTTCGTGCTGATGGCGCAGTTCCTGGCGGTGACGACGCTGTGGGGCGGGCCGTGGCTGACGAAGTCGCAGGGGCACGGCCAGGCCGAGGTGGGTTCGCTGCTGATGCTCAGCGTGCTCGGGTTCATCGGGGGCTCGTTGTTCGCGGGCCAGTACATCTCGGGCCGCCCGCAGCGGCGGGACCGCTACACCCTGGGGTTGTCCACGGCTGTGGTGCTGGTGTGGGCGGTGCTGGTCCTCTGGCCGGGGACGTTGCCGATGCCGCTGCTGGTGGTGGCGCTGGTGTTCATCGGCGCTGGCGGTGGCGGGGCCATGCTGGCCTTCGACGGGGCGCGGATGGCCAACGCGGCGCACCGCTGCGGAACCGCCTCGGGTGTGGTGAACATGGGCGGATTCAGCGCGGCGGTGCTGATCCAGCTGCTGGTCGGCGCGGTGCTGCAGTCGGTGTCGGACCTGCCCGCGGCGCAGGCCTACCGGTGGGCGTTCGCGCCAGTGCTGGTCCTCATGGCGGTGGGCACCCTGGCGCAGTGGCTGCGGCGGCCGAAGACGAGCTGCCCCGGCGAGCCGCCTTCACACGCTCGCCCGTGGGGATAG
- a CDS encoding GntR family transcriptional regulator translates to MSSATPRDPVSSATPAVPGPPAADRAYQHVKAGLLDGSYPDGDLLSEGEVANALQMSRTPVREAFLRLQTEGFLRLYPKRGALVVPVTPTEARAVVEARLALESFAIDKLAMQGRDAMTAVGEQLAAHPACDAAELSDAGMHEADRAFHATLVAAAGNPVVAELYNALRDKQMRITATARTHAVRPRITQQHAHLASAIRDGDPELAKARLRKHLLGTVRALGVAGGPYLDPESDF, encoded by the coding sequence GTGTCGAGCGCAACACCACGCGACCCCGTGTCCTCCGCCACTCCCGCCGTACCCGGGCCGCCCGCCGCGGACCGCGCGTATCAGCACGTCAAGGCCGGCCTGCTGGACGGCAGCTACCCCGACGGCGACCTGCTGTCCGAGGGCGAGGTGGCGAACGCGCTGCAGATGTCGCGCACCCCGGTGCGCGAGGCGTTCCTGCGTCTGCAGACCGAGGGGTTCCTGCGGCTCTACCCGAAGCGGGGTGCGCTGGTCGTGCCGGTGACCCCCACCGAGGCCCGGGCGGTCGTGGAAGCCCGGCTCGCGCTGGAGAGTTTCGCCATCGACAAGCTCGCCATGCAGGGCCGGGACGCGATGACCGCCGTCGGCGAGCAGTTAGCCGCACACCCCGCGTGCGATGCCGCCGAGCTCAGCGACGCCGGGATGCACGAGGCCGACCGCGCATTCCACGCGACCCTGGTGGCCGCGGCGGGAAACCCGGTGGTCGCCGAGCTCTACAACGCACTGCGCGACAAGCAGATGCGGATCACCGCCACGGCCCGCACCCACGCCGTGCGCCCTCGCATCACCCAGCAGCACGCACACCTCGCGTCGGCGATCCGGGACGGCGACCCGGAGCTGGCCAAGGCCCGGCTGCGCAAGCACCTGCTCGGCACGGTCCGCGCTTTAGGGGTCGCCGGCGGCCCCTATCTCGACCCGGAATCGGACTTCTGA
- a CDS encoding helix-turn-helix domain-containing protein, translating to MRFERARRQLIAGNVGSLADIAADSGYSDQAHFNRDWREFTGVAPSRWIAEELPFVQGAAHLDDASWRHDDERNANRDLAPDPLRRQESRHPLPDAGVRIRGNPDRAR from the coding sequence ATGCGCTTCGAACGCGCCCGCCGCCAGCTGATCGCCGGGAACGTCGGAAGCCTCGCCGACATCGCGGCGGACTCCGGTTACAGCGACCAGGCCCACTTCAACCGGGACTGGCGGGAGTTCACCGGCGTCGCGCCGTCGCGCTGGATTGCCGAGGAGCTTCCATTCGTCCAAGGCGCGGCGCATCTCGACGACGCATCCTGGCGCCATGACGACGAACGCAACGCGAACCGCGATCTGGCCCCTGATCCCCTACGCCGACAAGAAAGCCGGCATCCGCTTCCTGATGCAGGCGTTCGGATTCGAGGAAACCCTGATCGTGCCCGGTGA
- a CDS encoding VOC family protein — translation MRFLMQAFGFEETLIVPGEGGEIVHAELRWPGGGGIMIGTCDSGSPFAKPKGSGAAYVVTGDPDALFQRAVAAGAEIVHELVDQGYGSREFSVRDPEGNSWSFGTYAGS, via the coding sequence ATCCGCTTCCTGATGCAGGCGTTCGGATTCGAGGAAACCCTGATCGTGCCCGGTGAAGGCGGTGAGATCGTGCACGCGGAACTCCGCTGGCCGGGCGGCGGCGGCATCATGATCGGCACCTGCGACTCCGGAAGCCCCTTCGCCAAGCCGAAGGGCTCGGGCGCCGCCTACGTGGTTACCGGCGACCCCGACGCGCTGTTCCAACGCGCCGTCGCCGCCGGCGCCGAGATCGTCCATGAACTCGTGGACCAGGGCTATGGCTCGCGGGAGTTCTCTGTCCGGGATCCGGAAGGCAACAGCTGGAGCTTCGGGACATACGCGGGCAGCTGA
- a CDS encoding SPFH domain-containing protein, whose protein sequence is MTGLIVLVVVVLLVLIIAVKSVMVVPQAQSAVIERLGKFRSVAEPGLNFLVPFFDRVRARIDLREQVVSFPPQPVITQDNLTVSIDTVVYFQVTDSRSAVYEISNYIIAVEQLTTTTLRNVVGAMSLEETLTSRDKINTQLRGVLDQETGRWGIRVARVELKAIDPPPSIQDSMEKQMRADREKRAMILNAEGTRESAIKTAEGQKQASILAAEGQKQAAILTAEADRQSSILRAQGERASRYLQAQGQAKAIEKVFAAVKRGKPTPELLAYQYLQTLPQMAQGDANKVWVVPSDFGKSLEGFARMLGAPGEDGVFRYEPPKEEPPTAAPEEEEESVKSWFDTSTTPEVAEAVRAAEAVARKEVPSPGIAPTALPEPPPQQG, encoded by the coding sequence ATGACCGGACTGATCGTGCTAGTGGTCGTGGTGCTGCTGGTGCTGATCATCGCCGTAAAGTCGGTGATGGTGGTGCCGCAGGCCCAATCAGCGGTGATCGAACGGCTCGGGAAGTTCCGGTCGGTGGCCGAGCCCGGGCTGAACTTCCTGGTGCCGTTCTTCGACCGGGTGCGGGCCCGGATCGACCTGCGCGAGCAGGTCGTCTCGTTCCCTCCGCAGCCGGTGATCACCCAGGACAACCTGACGGTGTCCATAGACACGGTGGTGTACTTCCAGGTCACCGATTCGCGCTCTGCGGTGTACGAGATCTCCAACTACATCATCGCGGTGGAGCAGCTGACCACCACGACGCTGCGAAACGTGGTCGGCGCGATGAGCCTCGAGGAGACGCTGACCTCCCGCGACAAGATCAACACGCAGCTGCGCGGGGTGCTGGACCAGGAGACCGGTCGCTGGGGCATCCGGGTCGCGCGGGTCGAGCTCAAGGCCATCGATCCGCCGCCGTCCATCCAGGACTCGATGGAGAAGCAGATGCGCGCCGACCGGGAGAAGCGCGCGATGATCCTCAACGCCGAGGGCACCCGGGAATCGGCGATCAAGACCGCGGAGGGGCAGAAGCAGGCGTCGATCCTCGCGGCAGAGGGCCAGAAGCAGGCGGCGATCCTAACCGCCGAGGCCGACCGGCAGTCCAGCATCCTGCGGGCGCAGGGCGAGCGGGCCAGCCGGTACCTGCAGGCGCAGGGGCAGGCCAAGGCCATCGAGAAGGTCTTCGCGGCGGTCAAGCGCGGCAAGCCGACCCCGGAGCTGCTGGCCTACCAGTACCTGCAGACCCTGCCGCAGATGGCGCAGGGTGACGCGAACAAGGTCTGGGTGGTGCCCAGCGACTTCGGCAAGTCCCTGGAGGGCTTCGCGCGGATGCTCGGCGCGCCCGGCGAGGACGGCGTGTTCCGCTACGAGCCGCCGAAGGAGGAGCCGCCGACCGCTGCTCCGGAGGAGGAAGAGGAGTCGGTGAAGTCCTGGTTCGACACCTCGACGACCCCGGAGGTCGCGGAAGCGGTGCGGGCGGCCGAGGCGGTGGCGCGCAAGGAGGTGCCCAGCCCGGGCATCGCCCCCACCGCGTTGCCGGAGCCGCCGCCGCAGCAGGGCTGA
- a CDS encoding NfeD family protein, whose amino-acid sequence MTPALLWLIAGVLLVGAEVLSGDFVLVMLGAAALGAAGASVLGAPLPVDAVVFAVLGLGLIFLARPALKRRMHHPGELKTNVDALVGKHALVESTVDAHGGQVRINGELWSARAFDETQVIEVGQTVTVVEIAGATAVVGTEL is encoded by the coding sequence ATGACACCCGCGCTGCTGTGGCTCATCGCTGGGGTGCTGCTCGTAGGTGCCGAGGTGCTCTCCGGGGACTTCGTCCTGGTGATGCTGGGCGCCGCGGCTCTGGGCGCCGCGGGTGCTTCGGTGCTGGGCGCTCCGCTGCCGGTAGACGCCGTGGTGTTCGCGGTGCTGGGGCTGGGGCTGATCTTCCTGGCGCGACCGGCGCTGAAGCGACGGATGCACCACCCCGGTGAACTCAAGACCAATGTGGACGCGCTAGTCGGCAAGCACGCCCTGGTGGAATCCACTGTGGATGCGCACGGCGGTCAGGTGCGCATCAATGGCGAGCTTTGGTCGGCTCGGGCGTTCGACGAAACCCAAGTTATCGAGGTCGGCCAGACGGTCACCGTCGTGGAGATCGCAGGCGCGACCGCCGTCGTGGGGACCGAGTTGTGA
- a CDS encoding DUF3097 domain-containing protein, whose protein sequence is MRSVNYGKDILAGPRRRKVPEIPAEPGLVVEDPASGFCGAVLRVEKGTVVLEDRHGKQRLFPMRPAAFLFEGEPATLVPVRGAAQAKPTRSASGSVRVEGLRARTARGSRIWVEGQHDAELVERIWGHDLRVAGVVVEPLHGVDDLPGLLAEFAPEPGRRVGVLVDHLVPGSKESRLVEGIDDPHVLITGHPFVDIWEAVKPQALGIVGWPRVPRGTDWKQGVCAELGWPEPADGWRRVLSSVSNFRDVETPLLTAVERLIDFVTEDG, encoded by the coding sequence GTGCGTTCGGTCAACTACGGCAAGGACATCCTCGCGGGCCCGCGACGGCGGAAGGTGCCCGAGATCCCCGCCGAACCTGGCCTGGTGGTCGAAGACCCGGCGAGCGGTTTCTGCGGCGCGGTGCTGAGGGTGGAGAAGGGCACCGTCGTGCTGGAGGACCGGCACGGCAAGCAGCGGCTGTTCCCGATGCGCCCGGCCGCGTTCCTGTTCGAGGGCGAGCCCGCGACGTTGGTGCCGGTGCGCGGCGCTGCCCAGGCGAAGCCGACGCGCTCGGCGTCCGGGTCGGTGCGGGTCGAGGGCCTGCGGGCGCGCACCGCGCGGGGCAGCCGGATCTGGGTGGAGGGCCAGCACGACGCCGAGCTGGTCGAGCGCATCTGGGGGCACGACCTGCGGGTGGCGGGCGTGGTCGTGGAGCCGCTGCACGGCGTCGACGACCTGCCCGGGCTGCTGGCCGAGTTCGCCCCCGAGCCGGGGCGGCGGGTCGGGGTGCTGGTGGACCACCTGGTGCCCGGCAGCAAGGAGTCCCGCCTCGTGGAGGGCATCGACGACCCGCACGTGCTGATCACCGGCCACCCGTTCGTCGACATCTGGGAGGCGGTCAAGCCGCAGGCGTTGGGTATCGTGGGCTGGCCGCGGGTGCCGCGCGGGACGGACTGGAAGCAGGGGGTCTGCGCGGAGCTGGGCTGGCCCGAGCCGGCCGACGGCTGGCGGCGGGTCCTCTCGTCGGTGTCGAACTTCCGCGACGTGGAGACCCCGTTGCTGACCGCGGTCGAGCGGCTGATCGACTTCGTCACCGAGGACGGCTGA